A window of Lagenorhynchus albirostris chromosome 11, mLagAlb1.1, whole genome shotgun sequence contains these coding sequences:
- the PRPF40B gene encoding pre-mRNA-processing factor 40 homolog B isoform X6: protein MLLFSVGSRFWSPAPSSACPLPTGAPHDATTLHASSRNPPTFSSNGAPPDESETTGHPPYATWHHAPNASTNRGTTTTHTDTRNGTTHDARDADASGARHRSAAVAGTGPPRALWSEHVAPDGRIYYYNADDKQSVWEKPSVLKSKAELLLSQCPWKEYKSDTGKPYYYNNQSKESRWTRPKDLDDLEALVKQEAAGKRQQPRTLQPQPSQPQPDPPPVPPGPTLVPTGLLEPEPGGSEDCDVSEAAQPLEQGFLQQPEEGPSSSAGQHQPPQQEEEESKPEPERSGLSWSNREKAKQAFKELLRDKAVPSNASWEQAMKMVVTDPRYSALPKLSEKKQAFNAYKAQREKEEKEEARLKAKEAKQTLQHFLEQHERMTSTTRYRRAEQTFGELEVWAVVPERDRKEVYDDVLFFLAKKEKEQAKQLRRRNIQALKSILDGMSSVNFQTTWSQAQQYLMDNPSFAQDHQLQNMDKEDALICFEEHIRALEREEEEERERARLRERRQQRKNREAFQTFLDELHETGQLHSMSTWMELYPAVSTDVRFANMLGQPGSTPLDLFKFYVEELKARFHDEKKIIKDILKDRGFCVEVNTAFEDFAHVISFDKRAAALDAGNIKLTFNSLLEKAEAREREREKEEARRLRRREAAFRSMLRQAVPAVELGTAWEEVRERFVCDSAFEQITLESERIRLFREFLQVLETECQHLHSKGRKHGRKGKKHHRKRSHSPSGSESEDEELPPPSLRPPRRRRRNPSESGSEPSSSLDSIESGGAALGGRGSPSSRLLLGSDHGLRKVKKPKKRTKKRRHKSNSPESETDPEEKAGKESDEKEPEQDKDRDLRRAELPNRSAGFGIKKEKTGWDTSESELSEGELERRRRTLLQQLDDHQ from the exons atgtTATTATTCTCTG TCGGTTCCCGATTCTGGTCCCCGGCCCCCAGCAGCGCCTGCCCCCTTCCCACCGGGGCCCCCCATGATGCCACCACCCTTC ATGCCTCCTCCAGGAATCCCCCCACCTTTTCCTCCAATGGGGCTCCCCCCGATGAGTCAGAGACCACCGGCCATCCCCCCTATGCCACCTGGCATCATGCCCCCAATGCTTCCACCAATAGGGGCACCACCACCACTCACACAG ATACCAGGAATGGTACCACCCATGATGCCAGGGATGCTGATGCCAGCGGTGCCCGTCACCGCAGCG CTGCTGTGGCTGGGACGGGCCCTCCG agggCCCTGTGGAGTGAGCATGTGGCCCCTGATGGGCGCATCTACTACTACAATGCTGACGACAAGCAGTCCGTGTGGGAGAAGCCCAGCGTGCTCAAGTCCAAGGCAGAG CTCCTGCTATCCCAGTGTCCCTGGAAAGAGTACAAGTCGGACACAGGCAAACCTTACTACTATAACAACCAGAGTAAGGAGTCCCGCTGGACCCGGCCCAAGGACCTGGATGACCTGGAGG CTCTAGTCAAACAAGAGGCTGCAGG GAAACGGCAGCAGCCACGGACACTACAGCCTCAGCCTTCTCAGCCACAGCCTGACCCCCCACCTGTGCCGCCTGGCCCCACCTTGGTGCCCACGGGCCTCCTAGAACCTGAGCCAGGTGGGAGTGAAGATTGCGATGTGTCAGAGGCTGCCCAGCCTCTGGAGCAGGGGTTCTTGCAGCAGCCAGAGGAGGGCCCCAGCAG TTCTGCTGGACAGCATCAGCCACcacagcaggaggaagaggaatcaaAGCCAGAACCGGAGAGGTCTGGCCTCAGTTGGAGCAATCGGGAGAAGGCAAAGCAGGCCTTCAAGGAGCTGCTGAGGGATAAG GCTGTCCCCTCCAATGCTTCGTGGGAACAGGCCATGAAGATGGTGGTCACCGACCCCCGTTACAG TGCCTTGCCCAAACTGAGTGAGAAAAAGCAGGCATTCAATGCCTACAAGGCGCAgcgggagaaggaggagaaggaagaggcccGGCTAAAAGCCAAGGAGGCCAAGCAGACCTTGCAGCATTTCTTGGAGCAGCATGAGCGCATGACCTCCACCACCCGCTACCG GCGGGCAGAACAGACCTTTGGGGAGCTGGAGGTCTGGGCTGTGGTCCCCGAGAGGGATCGAAAAGAGGTTTATGATGATGTCCTTTTCTTCCTGGCCAAGAAGGAGAAG GAACAGGCCAAGCAGCTCCGGCGCCGCAACATCCAGGCCCTGAAGAGCATCCTGGATGGGATGAGTAGCGTCAACTTCCAAACCACATGGTCCCAGGCCCAGCAGTACCTCATGGATAACCCCAGCTTTGCTCAGGACCATCAGCTACAGA ACATGGACAAGGAAGATGCGCTGATCTGCTTTGAGGAGCACATCCGTGCtttggagagggaggaggaggaggagcgaGAGAGGGCCCGGCTTCGGGAGCGGCGCCAGCAGCGCAAGAACCGGGAGGCCTTTCAG ACCTTCCTGGATGAGCTGCACGAGACAGGGCAGCTGCACTCTATGTCCACCTGGATGGAGCTGTACCCAGCAGTCAGCACTGATGTCCGCTTTGCCAACATGCTGGGCCAGCCGG GCTCCACCCCTCTGGACTTATTCAAGTTCTATGTGGAGGAGTTGAAGGCACGATTCCATGATGAGAAGAAGATCATTAAGGACATCCTTAAG GACCGGGGCTTCTGCGTGGAGGTGAACACAGCCTTTGAGGACTTCGCCCACGTCATAAGCTTTGACAAGAGGGCTGCTGCGCTGGATGCAGGCAACATCAAGCTGACTTTCAATAGT CTGCTGGAGAAAGCAGAGGCGCGGGAGAGAGAGCGGGAGAAGGAGGAGGCACGAAGGCTGCGGCGCAGAGAAGCTGCCTTTCGAAGCATGCTGAGGCAGGCTGTGCCTGCTGTGGAGCTGGGCACTGCCTGGGAAGAG GTCCGTGAGCGCTTTGTGTGCGACTCAGCCTTTGAGCAGATCACCCTGGAGTCGGAGCGGATCCGGCTCTTCCGGGAGTTCCTGCAGGTACTGGAG ACTGAATGCCAGCACCTCCACAGCAAAGGCCGGAAACACGGCAGAAAGGGCAAGAAGCACCATCGCAAGCGTTCCCACTCGCCCTCA GGCTCTGAGTCAGAAGATGAAGAGCTGCCCCCACCATCTCTCCGGCCCCCCAGGCGGAGGCGGCGGAACCCCTCGGAGTCAGGCTCTGAGCCCTCTTCCTCACTTGATTCTATTGAAAGTGGGGGTGCTGCCCTTGGAGGACGGGGTTCCCCATCCTCCCGCCTTCTCCTTGGATCAG ATCATGGCCTTCGGAAAGTCAAGAAACCAAAAAAGAGAACTAAGAAGAGAAGACACAAGTCG
- the PRPF40B gene encoding pre-mRNA-processing factor 40 homolog B isoform X1 — MKTRSNILFIRRRVMRWQDQREATEVGSRFWSPAPSSACPLPTGAPHDATTLHASSRNPPTFSSNGAPPDESETTGHPPYATWHHAPNASTNRGTTTTHTDTRNGTTHDARDADASGARHRSAAVAGTGPPRALWSEHVAPDGRIYYYNADDKQSVWEKPSVLKSKAELLLSQCPWKEYKSDTGKPYYYNNQSKESRWTRPKDLDDLEALVKQEAAGKRQQPRTLQPQPSQPQPDPPPVPPGPTLVPTGLLEPEPGGSEDCDVSEAAQPLEQGFLQQPEEGPSSSAGQHQPPQQEEEESKPEPERSGLSWSNREKAKQAFKELLRDKAVPSNASWEQAMKMVVTDPRYSALPKLSEKKQAFNAYKAQREKEEKEEARLKAKEAKQTLQHFLEQHERMTSTTRYRRAEQTFGELEVWAVVPERDRKEVYDDVLFFLAKKEKEQAKQLRRRNIQALKSILDGMSSVNFQTTWSQAQQYLMDNPSFAQDHQLQNMDKEDALICFEEHIRALEREEEEERERARLRERRQQRKNREAFQTFLDELHETGQLHSMSTWMELYPAVSTDVRFANMLGQPGSTPLDLFKFYVEELKARFHDEKKIIKDILKDRGFCVEVNTAFEDFAHVISFDKRAAALDAGNIKLTFNSLLEKAEAREREREKEEARRLRRREAAFRSMLRQAVPAVELGTAWEEVRERFVCDSAFEQITLESERIRLFREFLQVLETECQHLHSKGRKHGRKGKKHHRKRSHSPSGSESEDEELPPPSLRPPRRRRRNPSESGSEPSSSLDSIESGGAALGGRGSPSSRLLLGSDHGLRKVKKPKKRTKKRRHKSNSPESETDPEEKAGKESDEKEPEQDKDRDLRRAELPNRSAGFGIKKEKTGWDTSESELSEGELERRRRTLLQQLDDHQ, encoded by the exons ATGAAGACCAGAAGTAACATTCTGTTCATCAGAAGGAGAGTGATGAGATGGCAGGATCAGAGAGAAGCAACGGAAG TCGGTTCCCGATTCTGGTCCCCGGCCCCCAGCAGCGCCTGCCCCCTTCCCACCGGGGCCCCCCATGATGCCACCACCCTTC ATGCCTCCTCCAGGAATCCCCCCACCTTTTCCTCCAATGGGGCTCCCCCCGATGAGTCAGAGACCACCGGCCATCCCCCCTATGCCACCTGGCATCATGCCCCCAATGCTTCCACCAATAGGGGCACCACCACCACTCACACAG ATACCAGGAATGGTACCACCCATGATGCCAGGGATGCTGATGCCAGCGGTGCCCGTCACCGCAGCG CTGCTGTGGCTGGGACGGGCCCTCCG agggCCCTGTGGAGTGAGCATGTGGCCCCTGATGGGCGCATCTACTACTACAATGCTGACGACAAGCAGTCCGTGTGGGAGAAGCCCAGCGTGCTCAAGTCCAAGGCAGAG CTCCTGCTATCCCAGTGTCCCTGGAAAGAGTACAAGTCGGACACAGGCAAACCTTACTACTATAACAACCAGAGTAAGGAGTCCCGCTGGACCCGGCCCAAGGACCTGGATGACCTGGAGG CTCTAGTCAAACAAGAGGCTGCAGG GAAACGGCAGCAGCCACGGACACTACAGCCTCAGCCTTCTCAGCCACAGCCTGACCCCCCACCTGTGCCGCCTGGCCCCACCTTGGTGCCCACGGGCCTCCTAGAACCTGAGCCAGGTGGGAGTGAAGATTGCGATGTGTCAGAGGCTGCCCAGCCTCTGGAGCAGGGGTTCTTGCAGCAGCCAGAGGAGGGCCCCAGCAG TTCTGCTGGACAGCATCAGCCACcacagcaggaggaagaggaatcaaAGCCAGAACCGGAGAGGTCTGGCCTCAGTTGGAGCAATCGGGAGAAGGCAAAGCAGGCCTTCAAGGAGCTGCTGAGGGATAAG GCTGTCCCCTCCAATGCTTCGTGGGAACAGGCCATGAAGATGGTGGTCACCGACCCCCGTTACAG TGCCTTGCCCAAACTGAGTGAGAAAAAGCAGGCATTCAATGCCTACAAGGCGCAgcgggagaaggaggagaaggaagaggcccGGCTAAAAGCCAAGGAGGCCAAGCAGACCTTGCAGCATTTCTTGGAGCAGCATGAGCGCATGACCTCCACCACCCGCTACCG GCGGGCAGAACAGACCTTTGGGGAGCTGGAGGTCTGGGCTGTGGTCCCCGAGAGGGATCGAAAAGAGGTTTATGATGATGTCCTTTTCTTCCTGGCCAAGAAGGAGAAG GAACAGGCCAAGCAGCTCCGGCGCCGCAACATCCAGGCCCTGAAGAGCATCCTGGATGGGATGAGTAGCGTCAACTTCCAAACCACATGGTCCCAGGCCCAGCAGTACCTCATGGATAACCCCAGCTTTGCTCAGGACCATCAGCTACAGA ACATGGACAAGGAAGATGCGCTGATCTGCTTTGAGGAGCACATCCGTGCtttggagagggaggaggaggaggagcgaGAGAGGGCCCGGCTTCGGGAGCGGCGCCAGCAGCGCAAGAACCGGGAGGCCTTTCAG ACCTTCCTGGATGAGCTGCACGAGACAGGGCAGCTGCACTCTATGTCCACCTGGATGGAGCTGTACCCAGCAGTCAGCACTGATGTCCGCTTTGCCAACATGCTGGGCCAGCCGG GCTCCACCCCTCTGGACTTATTCAAGTTCTATGTGGAGGAGTTGAAGGCACGATTCCATGATGAGAAGAAGATCATTAAGGACATCCTTAAG GACCGGGGCTTCTGCGTGGAGGTGAACACAGCCTTTGAGGACTTCGCCCACGTCATAAGCTTTGACAAGAGGGCTGCTGCGCTGGATGCAGGCAACATCAAGCTGACTTTCAATAGT CTGCTGGAGAAAGCAGAGGCGCGGGAGAGAGAGCGGGAGAAGGAGGAGGCACGAAGGCTGCGGCGCAGAGAAGCTGCCTTTCGAAGCATGCTGAGGCAGGCTGTGCCTGCTGTGGAGCTGGGCACTGCCTGGGAAGAG GTCCGTGAGCGCTTTGTGTGCGACTCAGCCTTTGAGCAGATCACCCTGGAGTCGGAGCGGATCCGGCTCTTCCGGGAGTTCCTGCAGGTACTGGAG ACTGAATGCCAGCACCTCCACAGCAAAGGCCGGAAACACGGCAGAAAGGGCAAGAAGCACCATCGCAAGCGTTCCCACTCGCCCTCA GGCTCTGAGTCAGAAGATGAAGAGCTGCCCCCACCATCTCTCCGGCCCCCCAGGCGGAGGCGGCGGAACCCCTCGGAGTCAGGCTCTGAGCCCTCTTCCTCACTTGATTCTATTGAAAGTGGGGGTGCTGCCCTTGGAGGACGGGGTTCCCCATCCTCCCGCCTTCTCCTTGGATCAG ATCATGGCCTTCGGAAAGTCAAGAAACCAAAAAAGAGAACTAAGAAGAGAAGACACAAGTCG
- the PRPF40B gene encoding pre-mRNA-processing factor 40 homolog B isoform X10 has product MLLFSDASSRNPPTFSSNGAPPDESETTGHPPYATWHHAPNASTNRGTTTTHTDTRNGTTHDARDADASGARHRSAAVAGTGPPRALWSEHVAPDGRIYYYNADDKQSVWEKPSVLKSKAELLLSQCPWKEYKSDTGKPYYYNNQSKESRWTRPKDLDDLEALVKQEAAGKRQQPRTLQPQPSQPQPDPPPVPPGPTLVPTGLLEPEPGGSEDCDVSEAAQPLEQGFLQQPEEGPSSSAGQHQPPQQEEEESKPEPERSGLSWSNREKAKQAFKELLRDKAVPSNASWEQAMKMVVTDPRYSALPKLSEKKQAFNAYKAQREKEEKEEARLKAKEAKQTLQHFLEQHERMTSTTRYRRAEQTFGELEVWAVVPERDRKEVYDDVLFFLAKKEKEQAKQLRRRNIQALKSILDGMSSVNFQTTWSQAQQYLMDNPSFAQDHQLQNMDKEDALICFEEHIRALEREEEEERERARLRERRQQRKNREAFQTFLDELHETGQLHSMSTWMELYPAVSTDVRFANMLGQPGSTPLDLFKFYVEELKARFHDEKKIIKDILKDRGFCVEVNTAFEDFAHVISFDKRAAALDAGNIKLTFNSLLEKAEAREREREKEEARRLRRREAAFRSMLRQAVPAVELGTAWEEVRERFVCDSAFEQITLESERIRLFREFLQVLETECQHLHSKGRKHGRKGKKHHRKRSHSPSGSESEDEELPPPSLRPPRRRRRNPSESGSEPSSSLDSIESGGAALGGRGSPSSRLLLGSDHGLRKVKKPKKRTKKRRHKSNSPESETDPEEKAGKESDEKEPEQDKDRDLRRAELPNRSAGFGIKKEKTGWDTSESELSEGELERRRRTLLQQLDDHQ; this is encoded by the exons atgtTATTATTCTCTG ATGCCTCCTCCAGGAATCCCCCCACCTTTTCCTCCAATGGGGCTCCCCCCGATGAGTCAGAGACCACCGGCCATCCCCCCTATGCCACCTGGCATCATGCCCCCAATGCTTCCACCAATAGGGGCACCACCACCACTCACACAG ATACCAGGAATGGTACCACCCATGATGCCAGGGATGCTGATGCCAGCGGTGCCCGTCACCGCAGCG CTGCTGTGGCTGGGACGGGCCCTCCG agggCCCTGTGGAGTGAGCATGTGGCCCCTGATGGGCGCATCTACTACTACAATGCTGACGACAAGCAGTCCGTGTGGGAGAAGCCCAGCGTGCTCAAGTCCAAGGCAGAG CTCCTGCTATCCCAGTGTCCCTGGAAAGAGTACAAGTCGGACACAGGCAAACCTTACTACTATAACAACCAGAGTAAGGAGTCCCGCTGGACCCGGCCCAAGGACCTGGATGACCTGGAGG CTCTAGTCAAACAAGAGGCTGCAGG GAAACGGCAGCAGCCACGGACACTACAGCCTCAGCCTTCTCAGCCACAGCCTGACCCCCCACCTGTGCCGCCTGGCCCCACCTTGGTGCCCACGGGCCTCCTAGAACCTGAGCCAGGTGGGAGTGAAGATTGCGATGTGTCAGAGGCTGCCCAGCCTCTGGAGCAGGGGTTCTTGCAGCAGCCAGAGGAGGGCCCCAGCAG TTCTGCTGGACAGCATCAGCCACcacagcaggaggaagaggaatcaaAGCCAGAACCGGAGAGGTCTGGCCTCAGTTGGAGCAATCGGGAGAAGGCAAAGCAGGCCTTCAAGGAGCTGCTGAGGGATAAG GCTGTCCCCTCCAATGCTTCGTGGGAACAGGCCATGAAGATGGTGGTCACCGACCCCCGTTACAG TGCCTTGCCCAAACTGAGTGAGAAAAAGCAGGCATTCAATGCCTACAAGGCGCAgcgggagaaggaggagaaggaagaggcccGGCTAAAAGCCAAGGAGGCCAAGCAGACCTTGCAGCATTTCTTGGAGCAGCATGAGCGCATGACCTCCACCACCCGCTACCG GCGGGCAGAACAGACCTTTGGGGAGCTGGAGGTCTGGGCTGTGGTCCCCGAGAGGGATCGAAAAGAGGTTTATGATGATGTCCTTTTCTTCCTGGCCAAGAAGGAGAAG GAACAGGCCAAGCAGCTCCGGCGCCGCAACATCCAGGCCCTGAAGAGCATCCTGGATGGGATGAGTAGCGTCAACTTCCAAACCACATGGTCCCAGGCCCAGCAGTACCTCATGGATAACCCCAGCTTTGCTCAGGACCATCAGCTACAGA ACATGGACAAGGAAGATGCGCTGATCTGCTTTGAGGAGCACATCCGTGCtttggagagggaggaggaggaggagcgaGAGAGGGCCCGGCTTCGGGAGCGGCGCCAGCAGCGCAAGAACCGGGAGGCCTTTCAG ACCTTCCTGGATGAGCTGCACGAGACAGGGCAGCTGCACTCTATGTCCACCTGGATGGAGCTGTACCCAGCAGTCAGCACTGATGTCCGCTTTGCCAACATGCTGGGCCAGCCGG GCTCCACCCCTCTGGACTTATTCAAGTTCTATGTGGAGGAGTTGAAGGCACGATTCCATGATGAGAAGAAGATCATTAAGGACATCCTTAAG GACCGGGGCTTCTGCGTGGAGGTGAACACAGCCTTTGAGGACTTCGCCCACGTCATAAGCTTTGACAAGAGGGCTGCTGCGCTGGATGCAGGCAACATCAAGCTGACTTTCAATAGT CTGCTGGAGAAAGCAGAGGCGCGGGAGAGAGAGCGGGAGAAGGAGGAGGCACGAAGGCTGCGGCGCAGAGAAGCTGCCTTTCGAAGCATGCTGAGGCAGGCTGTGCCTGCTGTGGAGCTGGGCACTGCCTGGGAAGAG GTCCGTGAGCGCTTTGTGTGCGACTCAGCCTTTGAGCAGATCACCCTGGAGTCGGAGCGGATCCGGCTCTTCCGGGAGTTCCTGCAGGTACTGGAG ACTGAATGCCAGCACCTCCACAGCAAAGGCCGGAAACACGGCAGAAAGGGCAAGAAGCACCATCGCAAGCGTTCCCACTCGCCCTCA GGCTCTGAGTCAGAAGATGAAGAGCTGCCCCCACCATCTCTCCGGCCCCCCAGGCGGAGGCGGCGGAACCCCTCGGAGTCAGGCTCTGAGCCCTCTTCCTCACTTGATTCTATTGAAAGTGGGGGTGCTGCCCTTGGAGGACGGGGTTCCCCATCCTCCCGCCTTCTCCTTGGATCAG ATCATGGCCTTCGGAAAGTCAAGAAACCAAAAAAGAGAACTAAGAAGAGAAGACACAAGTCG
- the PRPF40B gene encoding pre-mRNA-processing factor 40 homolog B isoform X5: protein MKTRSNILFIRRRVMRWQDQREATEVGSRFWSPAPSSACPLPTGAPHDATTLHASSRNPPTFSSNGAPPDESETTGHPPYATWHHAPNASTNRGTTTTHTDTRNGTTHDARDADASGARHRSAAVAGTGPPRALWSEHVAPDGRIYYYNADDKQSVWEKPSVLKSKAELLLSQCPWKEYKSDTGKPYYYNNQTLVKQEAAGKRQQPRTLQPQPSQPQPDPPPVPPGPTLVPTGLLEPEPGGSEDCDVSEAAQPLEQGFLQQPEEGPSSSAGQHQPPQQEEEESKPEPERSGLSWSNREKAKQAFKELLRDKAVPSNASWEQAMKMVVTDPRYSALPKLSEKKQAFNAYKAQREKEEKEEARLKAKEAKQTLQHFLEQHERMTSTTRYRRAEQTFGELEVWAVVPERDRKEVYDDVLFFLAKKEKEQAKQLRRRNIQALKSILDGMSSVNFQTTWSQAQQYLMDNPSFAQDHQLQNMDKEDALICFEEHIRALEREEEEERERARLRERRQQRKNREAFQTFLDELHETGQLHSMSTWMELYPAVSTDVRFANMLGQPGSTPLDLFKFYVEELKARFHDEKKIIKDILKDRGFCVEVNTAFEDFAHVISFDKRAAALDAGNIKLTFNSLLEKAEAREREREKEEARRLRRREAAFRSMLRQAVPAVELGTAWEEVRERFVCDSAFEQITLESERIRLFREFLQVLETECQHLHSKGRKHGRKGKKHHRKRSHSPSGSESEDEELPPPSLRPPRRRRRNPSESGSEPSSSLDSIESGGAALGGRGSPSSRLLLGSDHGLRKVKKPKKRTKKRRHKSNSPESETDPEEKAGKESDEKEPEQDKDRDLRRAELPNRSAGFGIKKEKTGWDTSESELSEGELERRRRTLLQQLDDHQ, encoded by the exons ATGAAGACCAGAAGTAACATTCTGTTCATCAGAAGGAGAGTGATGAGATGGCAGGATCAGAGAGAAGCAACGGAAG TCGGTTCCCGATTCTGGTCCCCGGCCCCCAGCAGCGCCTGCCCCCTTCCCACCGGGGCCCCCCATGATGCCACCACCCTTC ATGCCTCCTCCAGGAATCCCCCCACCTTTTCCTCCAATGGGGCTCCCCCCGATGAGTCAGAGACCACCGGCCATCCCCCCTATGCCACCTGGCATCATGCCCCCAATGCTTCCACCAATAGGGGCACCACCACCACTCACACAG ATACCAGGAATGGTACCACCCATGATGCCAGGGATGCTGATGCCAGCGGTGCCCGTCACCGCAGCG CTGCTGTGGCTGGGACGGGCCCTCCG agggCCCTGTGGAGTGAGCATGTGGCCCCTGATGGGCGCATCTACTACTACAATGCTGACGACAAGCAGTCCGTGTGGGAGAAGCCCAGCGTGCTCAAGTCCAAGGCAGAG CTCCTGCTATCCCAGTGTCCCTGGAAAGAGTACAAGTCGGACACAGGCAAACCTTACTACTATAACAACCAGA CTCTAGTCAAACAAGAGGCTGCAGG GAAACGGCAGCAGCCACGGACACTACAGCCTCAGCCTTCTCAGCCACAGCCTGACCCCCCACCTGTGCCGCCTGGCCCCACCTTGGTGCCCACGGGCCTCCTAGAACCTGAGCCAGGTGGGAGTGAAGATTGCGATGTGTCAGAGGCTGCCCAGCCTCTGGAGCAGGGGTTCTTGCAGCAGCCAGAGGAGGGCCCCAGCAG TTCTGCTGGACAGCATCAGCCACcacagcaggaggaagaggaatcaaAGCCAGAACCGGAGAGGTCTGGCCTCAGTTGGAGCAATCGGGAGAAGGCAAAGCAGGCCTTCAAGGAGCTGCTGAGGGATAAG GCTGTCCCCTCCAATGCTTCGTGGGAACAGGCCATGAAGATGGTGGTCACCGACCCCCGTTACAG TGCCTTGCCCAAACTGAGTGAGAAAAAGCAGGCATTCAATGCCTACAAGGCGCAgcgggagaaggaggagaaggaagaggcccGGCTAAAAGCCAAGGAGGCCAAGCAGACCTTGCAGCATTTCTTGGAGCAGCATGAGCGCATGACCTCCACCACCCGCTACCG GCGGGCAGAACAGACCTTTGGGGAGCTGGAGGTCTGGGCTGTGGTCCCCGAGAGGGATCGAAAAGAGGTTTATGATGATGTCCTTTTCTTCCTGGCCAAGAAGGAGAAG GAACAGGCCAAGCAGCTCCGGCGCCGCAACATCCAGGCCCTGAAGAGCATCCTGGATGGGATGAGTAGCGTCAACTTCCAAACCACATGGTCCCAGGCCCAGCAGTACCTCATGGATAACCCCAGCTTTGCTCAGGACCATCAGCTACAGA ACATGGACAAGGAAGATGCGCTGATCTGCTTTGAGGAGCACATCCGTGCtttggagagggaggaggaggaggagcgaGAGAGGGCCCGGCTTCGGGAGCGGCGCCAGCAGCGCAAGAACCGGGAGGCCTTTCAG ACCTTCCTGGATGAGCTGCACGAGACAGGGCAGCTGCACTCTATGTCCACCTGGATGGAGCTGTACCCAGCAGTCAGCACTGATGTCCGCTTTGCCAACATGCTGGGCCAGCCGG GCTCCACCCCTCTGGACTTATTCAAGTTCTATGTGGAGGAGTTGAAGGCACGATTCCATGATGAGAAGAAGATCATTAAGGACATCCTTAAG GACCGGGGCTTCTGCGTGGAGGTGAACACAGCCTTTGAGGACTTCGCCCACGTCATAAGCTTTGACAAGAGGGCTGCTGCGCTGGATGCAGGCAACATCAAGCTGACTTTCAATAGT CTGCTGGAGAAAGCAGAGGCGCGGGAGAGAGAGCGGGAGAAGGAGGAGGCACGAAGGCTGCGGCGCAGAGAAGCTGCCTTTCGAAGCATGCTGAGGCAGGCTGTGCCTGCTGTGGAGCTGGGCACTGCCTGGGAAGAG GTCCGTGAGCGCTTTGTGTGCGACTCAGCCTTTGAGCAGATCACCCTGGAGTCGGAGCGGATCCGGCTCTTCCGGGAGTTCCTGCAGGTACTGGAG ACTGAATGCCAGCACCTCCACAGCAAAGGCCGGAAACACGGCAGAAAGGGCAAGAAGCACCATCGCAAGCGTTCCCACTCGCCCTCA GGCTCTGAGTCAGAAGATGAAGAGCTGCCCCCACCATCTCTCCGGCCCCCCAGGCGGAGGCGGCGGAACCCCTCGGAGTCAGGCTCTGAGCCCTCTTCCTCACTTGATTCTATTGAAAGTGGGGGTGCTGCCCTTGGAGGACGGGGTTCCCCATCCTCCCGCCTTCTCCTTGGATCAG ATCATGGCCTTCGGAAAGTCAAGAAACCAAAAAAGAGAACTAAGAAGAGAAGACACAAGTCG